Within Candidatus Poribacteria bacterium, the genomic segment TTGCCGGAAATCAGGAGTTAATTTTTGAACCCGGGACAGTCGTCTCTGCAAAACGGGGTGAATATCGTGGCGGAGGCGACTCGATGTTCACCGCACAAGATATCGAAAACCTCACGATCCGTGGATACGGCGCAACTTTCCGTATGTGGAAACAGGATTATATATCAGGGCTTGTGCTTGAACAACTCGACTGGCACCGCTGGTATGGACAGTACTCAAAAGCGGAATGGCGGATGACGTTATCAATCCGTGGGAGTAAAAACGTGAATGTGTCGGGTCTGACGCTCAAAGATAGTGGCGGCGACGGCATCTATGTTGACGGTGGTAAGGAACGTCGAGCCTCTGAAAATGTGGTCCTACGCGACATCGTCTGCGATAACCATTACCGGCAGGGCATCAGTGTAATTAGTGCTGTAAATCTTAAAGTCGAAAACTGTGAGTTTTCAAACACATGGGGAACCCCACCGGCATCGGGCGTAGACATCGAACCTGACAAAAGCGATCAACGGATAAAAAATGTAGTGTTTTCTGGATGCAAGTTTGTCGATAACGTCGGGGACGGCATTGAAGTGTTCTTAGCACATACATCTAGCGAATCTGAGGACGTGACGCTCCGCTTTGAAAATTGCCACGTGAGTAGTCAGCACGGAACAGGTATCCGTGTAACGAAAATTGGAGACGATGGACCAGGGGGCAGCATCGAATTCGATAACTGCACAGTCGACAGTACTGTCGGTTACGGCATTAAGGTTCAGGAAAAGTCTTTGAAAGGCGCACGCGTAACCTTTACGAATTGTAATGTGATTAATGCTGCCAGCGATCCGCAGTTCGGCGGCGAATCGTTCCCGATTTCATTATCTTTACCGCAACCGGACATAGTTCGGACAATG encodes:
- a CDS encoding right-handed parallel beta-helix repeat-containing protein, whose amino-acid sequence is MKSLEAIADVQSGKSPVANAAWWGFNPEDATETLQAAIDSGAKRVVVPNMRADWIVRPIRLAGNQELIFEPGTVVSAKRGEYRGGGDSMFTAQDIENLTIRGYGATFRMWKQDYISGLVLEQLDWHRWYGQYSKAEWRMTLSIRGSKNVNVSGLTLKDSGGDGIYVDGGKERRASENVVLRDIVCDNHYRQGISVISAVNLKVENCEFSNTWGTPPASGVDIEPDKSDQRIKNVVFSGCKFVDNVGDGIEVFLAHTSSESEDVTLRFENCHVSSQHGTGIRVTKIGDDGPGGSIEFDNCTVDSTVGYGIKVQEKSLKGARVTFTNCNVINAASDPQFGGESFPISLSLPQPDIVRTMGGIDFINCFIEDNRDRGAIEFTQPKSDYSLHDITGTITVLNPNGVRAELGKQRETLPLIVKVYE